One window of Papaver somniferum cultivar HN1 chromosome 9, ASM357369v1, whole genome shotgun sequence genomic DNA carries:
- the LOC113309011 gene encoding chromatin structure-remodeling complex protein SYD-like isoform X3 produces the protein MAASQHVEIEAAKFLQKLIHESKDEPAKLATKLHVICQHMKASGKEHSLPYQVISRAMETVVNQHGLDIEAVKAARLPTTGGPQIGEDSGNASRSDAPDSMTPAGGSSMPFRGVPVGGAWNAGGSSSKIKEEVYAGTPMQSVGAFRDSRPGLADNEVMNPNKPPVGPSRVGSGGHEFYQGPVSQRSGSLYDHESPSSLDTRSGNSQERVDSVKLDKQGRPKEPKKAATKRKRGGATSADVNPDNPQKLDTPNAGAKSKKGKVTNKGDAYAGISGEHAQVNPGQDSGPMEHLSSASSGMESLLRAKQESQISNVNLSEGDGSAYGVVGQQKGGFVQGRNDPFSSRNVWDQFKTGLLPDNSQLSRFAPTGTACVLTADTNVAQSAVPSLGSSKETPQGMSVTSGGYSKAQVGVPGNFGSYATLKTGFPASVQHNNTSFDNYEMALKLLKERGVDPELASKMLKERGLEPSGSQFLGKGKDMACMDTAIKSSLVEPSSSRGATDSERRKSALTNDSESDISEKALEAQFDQQGSGSQGPQSKENVDTGKASTSHPPVSSGMPFKEHHLKQLRAQCLVFLAFRNGLMPRKLHLDIALGEPNPREGGDSDGTRNEQSECKGKEISVKEPSSGNEATAVLGRPSDMSERTLPGSSSTGIPTETETTSMDTDKFQKANKGPPTDSSAATEERNHLPPARRNPETEMNIQEESDSQATLAMTSTAVSVMNSGRTFPKMNPDRDDAGNGQQQIGRLNHLSSSILGMNQQLKREMASLTGTRNQNEVSVNASSPSLFHHPPMPQRTDYSSNHPQLLGDRERGNNVLRSEPSYVQASLHADRYPSTFTGKAASKTNSGKDVEHSRDVSVMRTHGSQGENHVSDSQKHLNFDRHQMVSSNNTQNYGNLGMVLERSMELGEANKSIYTDITMSPPKYTTSEKWIMDHQKRKLNEERNWAIKQRKTEERMAVCFNKLKEVVSSSDDISTKTKSVIELKKLQLLQLQRRLRSEFAHDFFKPNTSEIEHLKTFKKHKHGRRVKQLEKFEQKMKEERQKRIRERQKEFFSEIEVHKERLEDWFKIKRERWKGFNKYVKEFHKKKERIHREKIDRIQREKINLLKNNDVEGYLRMVQDAKSDRVKQLLKETEKYLQKLGSKVQESKALARQFEVEMDENRASPVLEKNEVAVENEDENDQAEHYLESNQKYYLMAHSIKESIAEQPASLQGGKLREYQMNGLRWLVSLYNNHLNGILADEMGLGKTVQVISLICYLMETKNDRGPFLVVVPSSVLSGWVSELTFWAPSIIKIAYAGPPEERRKLFKERIVQQKFNVLLTTYEYLMNKHDRPKLSKIQWHYVIIDEGHRIKNASCKLNADLKHYKSAHRLLLTGTPLQNNLEELWALLNFLLPSIFNSSDDFSQWFNKPFESGVDTSPDDALLSEEENLLIINRLHQVLRPFVLRRLKHKVEHELPEKIERLVRCESSAYQKLLMKRVEDNLGCIGNSKGRSVHNSVMELRNICNHPYISQLHAEQVDSLVPRHYLPPIVRLCGKLEMLDRLLPKLKATDHRVLFFSTMTRLLDVMEEYLRWKRYRYLRLDGHTTGGDRGSLIDEFNRPDSPAFIFLLSIRAGGVGVNLQAADTVIIFDTDWNPQVDLQAQARAHRIGQKKDVLVLRMETVHSVEEHVRAAAEHKLGVANQSITAGFFDNHTSAEDRREYLESLLRECKKEESASVLDDDALNDLLARSESEIETFELIDKQRQEEEAITWQKLVQGSEKDDPTAMPSRLVTDEDLKAFVEAMQAYEDANAGLKRKSEYTAGGLDTQYYGRGKRAREVRSYEDQMTEEEFEKMCQVDPPDSPEFKDDTEDSSTGNADATKVLTNVTELLPNPPTPQPQPTETLQPQSPVPVATPSPHSLHPTEAPSPASLHIVAAPPQPSTTVTLPPPPKETPIPVVTPVPAVAAVLLSPLSIHPASSTAAVPPPPSQPPVQTTVQHPKQQPSRRGRGRPKRAATVAVPAAPSTVNTVDIGSQSAPSLSPTAPPGFETPPGYATVKGVAGSSSPEFGKGAVPASVTPVAVPSVPTQAKGQGQKIQRESGTPRSRAKKQTPLAPATAPQIIPSSAISMESGIASDIIKSSGASDVPTVTDAVDSSLSRVQSGSGTPRSRSKKQTPLTSGTSPVIISASAVSKESIIKSSGASDVPTATGAVDSPLSRVQTAVTMASDSSSTATISQDKQKLVSAQSGTSAPTLVTYEVNPVSGLHTLVELVPVCLPVTSPVQEKHKTPIPKRKKVERVRTSSVTKPAISETTRPDINDKIESGEFGKDDGVKVNVTIGLQEPKIDQTSTPVTSALAQDLMERRNLRMGPKNAKSGRKQKTTAKPGSPAAHLVKEDAGAGLSTSVLKPQNVSGGPSSLNLEQTVVQPVKSVPAQENVKLIPGNSTSVPELQSTAREAVSAQIKPSLVDPVESEAPQSSMTTADTPSISSPVNQKPAVSVSSRQTRFSAAKEKARETPAVRRGPRKKDLARAASTAVNTSGPTTRGSLVGSLVVESSSKAVETNINKRKVEPDTKSNQEVNTKETLDYAVQSGCLSASSTVHMHASSSTIDKISPCVQEAEQIDTQHKLKNEGVQCDSRSGVVLVKPALDKAVTEGDFGMQIDINKEVGASISLTENSTEISMERRHQAVAPAVENVSKDTMEEDRLDSLATDSSVEDVVDSAEADGNKMLERSVDSSSISTASDPIDVLKVTEGMDFPEVVEDISKVDVSESREVAGGNAKLLITSVSVEEGVSADIGHDTRTSETHQITNSMDVPERADVYGVASVGNVKSSSTSVNVEEGTAEHDEDLKTREVPGGLMAVDATTRGSLVGSLVVESINKAVETNITKRKVEIDTKSDQESNSKEKLDSEIQSGCLSASSKLHIHASSSTINEGSPCEAEQIITQYKLENEGVQCYTRSGVVLVKPTLDKAVTEGDSGMQIDTSKDVGASISSTEKSTALNEHHHQAVAPVVENLSKETMEEDRLDSLATDSPMVDVVDSAEAVANKFLDRNVDPPSISTVSDPREVLKVTEATDFQNVVEDIPMVDVSESQEVAGGNAKSLIISASVDEGVGADIGHDTRTSDTHQITNASMDAPDRADVNGVASVGNVSSSSTSVNVEEATADHKEDPQTREVPGGLMAVDVAMGNVGEGVEVVTNAPVDTTMEDVEGVKLITNAPIEESSGKEVSEA, from the exons ATGGCGGCTTCTCAGCATGTGGAAATTGAGGCAGCTAAGTTCTTACAGAAGTTAATTCATGAATCTAAAGATGAGCCAGCCAAATTGGCTACAAAATTACATGTG ATATGTCAGCATATGAAGGCCAGTGGCAAAGAGCACTCGTTGCCGTATCAAGTGATATCCAG GGCAATGGAAACTGTTGTGAATCAGCATGGACTTGATATTGAGGCTGTCAAAGCGGCTCGTCTTCCTACAACTGGTGGACCTCAAATTGGGGAGGATTCCGGAAATGCTTCAAGGTCGGATGCACCTGACAGTATGACACCTGCAGGCGGCAGTAGCATGCCATTTAGAGGTGTACCAGTTGGTGGTGCATGGAATGCAGGAGGATCAAGTAGTAAAATCAAGGAAGAAGTGTACGCGGGTACTCCGATGCAGAGTGTTGGAGCTTTTAGAGATTCTAGACCAGGTTTAGCTGATAATGAGGTTATGAATCCCAATAAACCACCTGTTGGACCAAGTAGGGTAGGCAGTGGTGGACATGAGTTTTATCAAGGACCTGTATCTCAGAGGAGTGGTAGTTTGTATGACCACGAAAGTCCGTCTAGTCTAGACACGAGATCTGGAAACTCCCAAGAAAGGGTTGACTCTGTAAAATTAGACAAACAGGGAAGACCAAAAGAACCCAAAAAAGCCGCCACTAAGAGAAAGAGGGGAGGTGCAACAAGTGCAGATGTGAATCCTGACAACCCTCAAAAATTAGATACTCCAAACGCTGGAGCTAAATCAAAAAAGGGGAAGGTTACCAATAAGGGCGATGCATATGCTGGTATAAGTGGGGAACATGCTCAGGTAAATCCTGGTCAGGATAGTGGTCCCATGGAGCATTTGTCTTCAGCATCAAGTGGAATGGAATCTTTACTTAGAGCAAAGCAAGAGAGTCAGATTTCGAATGTAAATCTTTCTGAGGGTGACGGTTCTGCTTATGGTGTCGTGGGACAACAGAAGGGAGGTTTTGTTCAGGGTAGAAATGATCCTTTCAGTTCTAGGAATGTTTGGGATCAATTTAAAACCGGTTTGTTGCCAGATAACTCCCAGCTTTCCAGGTTTGCACCTACTGGTACTGCATGTGTTTTGACAGCAGATACCAATGTTGCTCAGTCTGCAGTTCCGTCTCTTGGTTCAAGTAAGGAGACCCCTCAAGGTATGAGTGTCACTTCTGGTGGTTATAGCAAGGCTCAAGTAGGAGTGCCAGGAAATTTTGGTTCATATGCTACACTGAAAACAGGTTTCCCTGCTTCTGTTCAACATAACAATACTTCCTTCGATAATTATGAAATGGCCTTGAAGTTGCTCAAGGAGCGGGGCGTGGATCCAGAATTGGCCTCGAAGATGCTTAAGGAGAGGGGTTTAGAACCTTCTGGTTCTCAGTTCCTTGGGAAAGGCAAAGACATGGCATGTATGGACACTGCTATTAAATCTTCCCTGGTCGAGCCCTCTTCTAGTAGAGGTGCAACAGATTCGGAACGTAGGAAGTCTGCACTCACGAACGATTCAGAATCTGATATATCTGAGAAAGCTCTGGAAGCTCAGTTTGATCAG CAAGGAAGTGGATCTCAGGGACCACAGAGTAAAGAGAACGTGGATACAGGAAAAGCTTCCACTTCTCATCCTCCCGTCTCGTCTGGCATGCCATTCAAGGAACACCATTTGAAACAACTCAGAGCCCAGTGCCTTGTCTTTTTGGCTTTCAG AAACGGCCTGATGCCAAGGAAACTCCATCTCGATATCGCACTTGGAGAGCCAAATCCAAGGGAAG GTGGTGACAGTGATGGAACACGCAATGAACAAAGCGAATGCAAAGGGAAAGAGATATCTGTAAAAGAGCCAAGCAGTGGTAATGAAGCCACAGCTGTACTCGGAAGACCTAGTGATATGAGTGAAAGAACTCTTCCTGGTTCGTCGTCTACTGGAATCCCAACAGAGACCGAAACCACTTCAATGGACACAGATAAATTTCAGAAGGCGAACAAGGGTCCTCCCACTGATAGCTCTGCAGCAACAGAAGAAAGGAATCACCTTCCGCCTGCAAGAAGAAACCCGGAGACAGAAATGAATATCCAGGAAGAATCAGATTCTCAAGCAACTCTAGCTATGACTTCTACGGCTGTGTCAGTGATGAATAGTGGGAGAACTTTTCCCAAGATGAATCCCGATAGGGATGATGCTGGGAATGGTCAACAACAGATTGGGAGGTTGAACCACTTGTCCTCTTCCATATTGGGAATGAATCAGCAGCTAAAGAGAGAAATGGCTAGTTTGACTGGGACACGCAATCAAAACGAGGTTTCAGTAAATGCATCATCACCCTCCTTATTTCATCACCCACCAATGCCCCAAAGAACAGACTATTCTTCAAATCATCCTCAACTGCTTGGTGACCGAGAGAGAGGAAATAATGTGCTCAGGTCAGAGCCTTCATATGTGCAAGCAAGTTTGCATGCGGATAGATACCCTTCTACATTTACAGGAAAAGCGGCGAGCAAAACTAATTCAGGAAAAGATGTTGAACATTCAAGGGATGTCAGTGTTATGCGGACACATGGGTCTCAGGGTGAGAACCATGTTTCCGACTCTCAAAAGCATTTAAATTTTGATAGGCATCAGATGGTTTCCTCGAACAATACACAAAACTACGGGAATCTAGGTATGGTGCTGGAAAGATCAATGGAGTTAGGCGAAGCAAACAAATCAATTTATACAGATATCACAATGTCCCCACCAAAGTACACTACCTCAGAGAAATGGATTATGGACCATCAGAAAAGAAAGCTTAATGAAGAACGAAATTGGGCTATCAAGCAGAGGAAAACAGAGGAAAGAATGGCTGTATGTTTCAATAAGTTAAAG GAGGTGGTGAGTTCCTCTGATgatatttccaccaagacaaaaAGCGTGATTGAACTGAAGAAGCTTCAGCTGCTTCAGCTTCAACGGCGATTGCGTAG CGAGTTTGCCCATGATTTCTTCAAGCCTAATACTTCCGAAATTGAACATCTTAAGACATTTAAGAAACATAAACATGGAAGGCGAGTCAAACAACTCGAGAAATTTGAACAGAAAATGAAGGAGGAGCGGCAAAAGAGGATTCGTGAGAGGCAAAAGGAGTTCTTCAGTGAAATCGAAGTTCACAA GGAGAGACTGGAAGACTGGTTTAAAATTAAGAGAGAGCGATGGAAGGGTTTCAATAAGTATGTAAAGGAGTTCCATAAGAAGAAAGAGCGAATACATCGTGAGAAGATTGACAGAATCCAGCGGGAGAAGATTAATTTGTTGAAGAACAATGATGTGGAGGGGTATCTGCGAATGGTTCAG GATGCCAAGTCAGATCGTGTTAAACAACTTCTCAAGGAAActgaaaaatatcttcagaagcTGGGATCCAAAGTGCAAGAGTCGAAGGCCCTTGCAAGGCAGTTTGAGGTGGAAATGGATGAGAACCGGGCTTCACCCGTTCTTGAGAAGAATGAGGttgcagttgagaatgaagatgaaaatgaccAGGCAGAG CATTATCTGGAAAGCAATCAGAAGTACTATTTGATGGCTCACAG CATAAAAGAGAGCATAGCGGAGCAGCCAGCATCTCTTCAAGGTGGAAAACTAAGAGA GTATCAAATGAATGGTTTGCGTTGGTTGGTTTCTCTATACAATAATCATTTGAATGGAATACTTGCTGATGAAATGGGCTTGGGTAAAACTGTCCAG GTTATCTCTTTGATATGTTACCTAATGGAGACGAAAAATGACAGAGGACCATTTTTGGTGGTAGTACCGTCATCTGTTCTATCAGGATGGGTTTCAGAACTTACTTTCTGGGCCCCTAGTATTATCAAAATTGCATATGCTGGGCCTCCTGAAGAGCGACGTAAATTATTCAA AGAAAGGATAGTTCAACAAAAATTTAATGTCCTTTTGACAACTTACGAGTACTTGATGAACAAACATGATAGGCCAAAACTAAGCAAAATTCAATGGCACTATGTTATAATTGATGAAGGTCATCGAATAAAGAATGCATCCTGCAAACTGAATGCTGATTTAAAGCATTACAAGAGTGCTCATAGATTACTGTTGACTGGAACTCCACTACAG AATAACCTTGAAGAGTTATGGGCCCTGCTTAACTTCTTGTTGCCGAGCATTTTCAACTCATCGGATGACTTTTCCCAGTGGTTCAACAAACCATTTGAGAGTGGTGTTGACACTTCACCTGATGAT GCTTTACTGTCAGAGGAAGAGAATCTCTTGATTATTAATCGTCTTCACCAAGTTCTTCGTCCTTTTGTGCTTCGGAGGCTGAAACACAAG GTTGAACATGAATTGCCTGAGAAGATCGAAAGGCTTGTAAGATGTGAATCATCCGCATATCAAAAGCTTCTGATGAAACGAGTTGAGGACAATCTTGGCTGCATCGGAAATTCCAAG GGTCGTTCCGTGCACAATTCTGTTATGGAGCTCCGGAATATATGCAATCATCCATATATCAGTCAGCTTCATGCGGAACAG GTTGATAGTCTTGTACCTAGACATTATCTGCCACCCATTGTGAGGCTTTGTGGAAAGCTGGAGATGTTAGATCGATTGCTTCCAAAACTGAAAGCAACTGATCACCGG GTTCTATTTTTCTCTACAATGACCAGGCTGCTTGATGTTATGGAGGAATATCTACGCTGGAAACGCTACAGGTATCTTAGATTAGATGGACACACGACCGGAGGTGATCGTGGATCCCTTATTGATGAATTCAATCGACCAGATTCTCCTGCTTTCATATTTTTGTTGAG TATTCGTGCCGGAGGTGTTGGAGTAAATCTGCAAGCCGCTGATACTGTCATTATATTTGACACTGATTGGAATCCTCAG GTTGACCTGCAAGCACAGGCAAGAGCTCATCGGATTGGTCAGAAGAAGGATGTGCTTGTTTTGCGTATGGAAACT GTGCATAGCGTGGAGGAACATGTTAGAGCTGCAGCGGAGCACAAATTGGGAGTTGCCAATCAGAGTATAACTGCTGGATTTTTTGATAACCACACTAG TGCCGAAGATCGAAGGGAATATTTGGAGTCTCTTCTGAGAGAGTGTAAGAAAGAAGAGTCCGCCTCTGTGTTAGATGATGATGCTCTTAATGATCTCTTAGCTCGCAG TGAGTCTGAAATTGAAACATTTGAGTTGATCGACAAACAAAGGCAAGAGGAAGAGGCG ATCACGTGGCAGAAGTTGGTACAAGGATCGGAAAAAGACGACCCTACGGCAATGCCTTCACGTCTAGTTACAGATGAAGACTTGAAGGCATTTGTTGAGGCTATGCAAGCGTATGAGGATGCTAATGCAGGTTTGAAGCGGAAAAGTGAATACACTGCTGGGGGTCTTGATACACAATATTATGGGAGGGGGAAAAGAGCAAGAGAG GTAAGGTCTTATGAAGATCAAATGACTGAAGAAGAATTTGAAAAAATGTGTCAAGTCGACCCTCCCGACTCCCCCGAATTCAAGGATGACACCGAGGACTCGAGTACGGGAAATGCTGACGCGACCAAAGTGCTCACCAATGTTACAGAGCTGTTGCCCAATCCTCCAACGCCACAACCTCAGCCAACAGAAACACTGCAACCGCAATCACCAGTACCAGTAGCAACACCATCACCTCACTCTCTTCACCCTACAGAAGCACCATCACCTGCATCTCTACATATTGTAGCAGCTCCACCACAGCCTTCAACGACCGTAACACTACCTCCTCCACCCAAAGAGACACCAATCCCGGTAGTGACACCTGTACCGGCAGTGGCAGCAGTGCTACTATCACCACTATCAATACATCCAGCATCCTCCACAGCAGCAGTACCGCCACCTCCATCACAACCTCCAGTCCAGACGACTGTGCAACACCCTAAGCAACAGCCGTCACGACGTGGACGTGGAAGGCCAAAGAGAGCAGCAACGGTGGCTGTTCCAGCAGCACCCTCTACTGTCAATACAGTGGATATAGGATCGCAGAGCGCTCCAAGTCTGTCCCCTACTGCACCCCCTGGCTTTGAAACTCCACCTGGTTATGCTACTGTCAAAGGTGTGGCTGGATCCTCATCACCCGAGTTTGGTAAAGGTGCAGTTCCTGCTTCTGTAACCCCTGTTGCAGTCCCTTCTGTTCCGACACAAGCCAAGGGACAAGGTCAGAAGATTCAAAGAGAATCTGGTACACCTCGAAGCCGTGCAAAGAAACAGACTCCTCTGGCACCAGCTACTGCACCACAAATAATTCCTAGTTCAGCAATTTCAATGGAGAGTGGTATTGCATCAGATATAATCAAGTCTTCTGGTGCCTCAGATGTACCTACTGTAACAGATGCTGTTGACAGCTCACTTTCAAGGGTCCAAAGTGGATCTGGTACACCTCGAAGCCGTTCAAAGAAACAGACTCCTCTGACATCAGGTACTTCACCGGTAATAATTTCTGCTTCAGCAGTTTCGAAGGAGAGTATAATTAAGTCATCTGGTGCCTCAGATGTACCTACTGCTACAGGTGCTGTTGATAGCCCACTTTCAAGGGTCCAAACTGCAGTAACCATGGCATCAGATAGTTCATCAACTGCCACTATATCCCAAGACAAGCAAAAATTAGTAAGTGCACAATCTGGAACAAGTGCACCTACTTTAGTCACTTACGAGGTCAATCCAGTCTCAGGGCTTCATACGTTGGTTGAATTGGTTCCTGTGTGTCTTCCAGTCACATCCCCTGTTCAAGAGAAGCATAAGACTCCTATTCCGAAAAGAAAAAAAGTGGAAAGAGTGCGTACCAGTTCTGTGACAAAGCCTGCTATTTCTGAAACTACCAGGCCAGACATTAACGACAAAATCGAGTCTGGAGAGTTTGGAAAGGATGATGGTGTGAAGGTCAATGTGACAATTGGTTTGCAAGAACCCAAGATTGACCAAACATCTACTCCTGTTACGTCTGCGTTGGCACAAGATTTGATGGAGAGGAGAAACCTTCGCATGGGGCCTAAGAATGCTAAGTCAGGGAGGAAACAGAAAACAACCGCCAAACCAGGGTCCCCTGCAGCGCATTTAGTCAAGGAGGATGCTGGAGCTGGTCTCAGTACATCAGTACTAAAGCCACAAAACGTCTCAGGGGGTCCAAGCAGTTTAAATTTGGAACAAACTGTGGTTCAGCCAGTTAAATCAGTTCCAGCTCAAGAAAATGTGAAATTGATACCTGGTAACAGTACTTCTGTACCTGAGCTTCAGAGTACTGCAAGAGAAGCTGTCAGTGCACAAATCAAACCTTCTTTGGTTGATCCCGTTGAATCTGAGGCGCCTCAGTCCAGTATGACCACAGCTGACACACCAAGTATTAGCTCACCCGTAAATCAAAAACCAGCAGTATCAGTTTCCTCTCGCCAAACTAGATTTTCTGCAGCGAAAGAAAAGGCAAGGGAAACTCCTGCAGTTAGGCGAGGCCCGAGGAAGAAGGATTTGGCAAGGGCAGCATCTACTGCAGTCAATACTTCAGGACCCACAACACGGGGCTCCTTAGTGGGTTCACTTGTGGTGGAGAGCAGCAGTAAGGCTGTAGAAACCAATATTAATAAACGCAAAGTGGAACCCGATACAAAGTCCAATCAGGAGGTTAACACCAAGGAAACATTAGATTATGCAGTCCAGAGCGGGTGTTTATCTGCTTCATCAACAGTGCATATGCATGCCTCCAGTTCTACTATCGACAAAATTTCTCCATGTGTACAAGAAGCGGAACAAATCGACACACAACACAAGCTGAAGAACGAGGGTGTTCAGTGTGACAGCAGAAGTGGGGTTGTCCTGGTCAAGCCCGCACTGGATAAAGCTGTAACAGAGG gtGATTTTGGCATGCAAATAGATATAAACAAAGAAGTGGGTGCGTCTATATCATTGACTGAAAATAGTACTGAAATCTCTATGGAGCGTCGTCATCAAGCTGTTGCACCTGCCGTTGAAAATGTGAGCAAAGATACCATGGAGGAAGACCGATTAGACAGCTTAGCAACGGATTCTTCTGTGGAGGATGTTGTAGATAGTGCTGAAGCTGATGGCAACAAAATGTTAGAAAGAAGTGTTGACTCATCATCCATCTCGACTGCCTCAGATCCTATAGATGTTCTCAAAGTTACAGAAGGGATGGACTTTCCGGAAGTTGTAGAGGATATTTCAAAGGTTGATGTTTCAGAAAGTCGAGAAGTTGCTGGAGGTAATGCCAAGTTGCTTATCACCTCTGTTTCTGTAGAGGAAGGCGTTAGTGCTGACATTGGTCATGATACTCGAACATCAGAAACTCACCAGATTACAAATTCAATGGATGTTCCAGAGCGTGCCGATGTTTATGGAGTTGCTTCAGTAGGAAACGTAAAATCATCATCCACTTCTGTGAATGTGGAAGAAGGTACAGCTGAACATGATGAGGATCTGAAAACAAGAGAAGTGCCTGGTGGATTAATGGCTGTAGATGCTACAACACGCGGCTCCTTAGTTGGTTCACTTGTGGTGGAGAGCATCAATAAGGCTGTAGAAACCAATATTACTAAACGCAAAGTGGAAATAGATACAAAGTCTGATCAGGAGTCCAACTCCAAGGAAAAATTAGATTCTGAAATCCAGAGTGGGTGTTTATCTGCTTCATCAAAATTGCACATACATGCCTCCAGTTCTACTATCAATGAAGGTTCTCCATGTGAAGCTGAGCAAATCATCACACAGTATAAGCTGGAGAACGAGGGAGTTCAGTGTTACACCAGAAGTGGGGTTGTCCTGGTCAAACCCACACTGGATAAAGCTGTAACAGAGG GTGATTCTGGCATGCAGATAGATACAAGCAAAGATGTGGGGGCGTCTATATCATCGACTGAAAAAAGTACTGCCTTAAATGAGCATCACCATCAAGCTGTTGCACCTGTCGTGGAAAATTTGAGCAAAGAAACCATGGAGGAAGACCGATTGGACAGCTTAGCAACGGATTCTCCAATGGTGGATGTTGTAGATAGTGCTGAAGCTGTTGCCAACAAATTTTTAGATAGAAATGTTGACCCACCATCCATCTCGACTGTGTCAGATCCTAGAGAAGTTCTCAAAGTTACGGAAGCAACAGACTTTCAGAATGTTGTAGAGGATATTCCTATGGTTGATGTTTCCGAAAGTCAAGAAGTTGCAGGGGGCAATGCCAAGTCACTTATCATCTCTGCTTCTGTTGATGAAGGCGTTGGTGCTGACATTGGCCATGATACTCGAACATCGGACACCCACCAGATTACAAATGCATCAATGGATGCTCCAGACCGTGCCGATGTTAATGGAGTTGCTTCAGTAGGAAATGTAAGCTCATCGTCCACCTCTGTGAATGTGGAAGAAGCTACGGCTGACCATAAGGAGGATCCTCAAACAAGAGAAGTTCCTGGCGGATTGATGGCTGTAGATGTTGCAATGGGGAATGTTGGAGAGGGTGTTGAAGTTGTAACTAATGCTCCTGTAGATACTACAATGGAGGATGTTGAGGGTGTTAAACTTATAACTAATGCTCCCATCGAGGAATCATCAGGCAAAGAAGTTTCTGAGGCTTGA